The genomic segment TAGTTTCCAAAAATTTGGAAATCCAGCCCACAGCTGTCACATTCAAAGGGCTTCCAAAATCTGAGGAATAGGACTTTGTTTAAATGTTATAATTATATTACTTTAGAGAAGAAAAACAATTagaagagacagatagcactagtgtaAGAAATAGTAAGCtattaggtggggtcagagtgagagggaatgcaaAAGGTCTAAATGAGGTTTACAGCGCATGCATATGAACACATGGAACATGGTAAATAAGTCAGTGAGCTGTAAGCGCAGGTAGCAAAGTGGAAACATGGTGTTGTGATGATTACAGACACCTAGCTCAAAAAGGACAGTTCTGAGCACTAAATATTCCTGCATACAAGGAGTTCAGGAAAGGTAGAAAAGAGAAGGGGTAACAATATTGAATAAggaaaacattgcagtgctggagagagaggatatccTAAAgagatcaaggacagaatctatttggttagaactaagaaatagtaaaggtaccATTACACTACTGGGTGTATTCTATACATCACCAACTAGTGTGCAAGATATAGAAGAGTAAATTTACAAGGAAATTATGGAGAGATGCAGAaactatagagtagttataatgggggacttcaattatcctagTGTATATAAACAGGGATATTGATAGTGTAAAGAGAGAGCGAAGAGTATTGTTGTGGTAACTTTGACAAACGAACCACCAGAAtctcaggtacaggttacgatcGTTTATTCAAGCAATTACAAGGAGAGAACCACCTCAACGCAGCTTGAGGTAGCACTCGACCAAATTACAGGTATGCAGCTTATTTATACATCACTGACAAGAACATTGTTCAGCCTTCACCCAGGCAGAGCCTTCTCCCCCTATCTAAGCTGAGACCATCTGTCCTTTCCTTATCTGTGGATAGCCAAACTGcaattttttaaactttgtaagaactgtaacttacactatcaaaattaaaactacctcttCCTCATGTGTATTGATTTTTTATCCAGATTAAAAGTCccatatgtttatcgacacattctttatcttggaTAGCATCCTAGTTATTCAAAAGTAACCTTCTAAATTACACCACTTTACATCTCAAGGTTGTCCTAAATTCaaataacagtgctgttgggatgtagatttcctttcatattaaACTCAtttcttcaaaagaaacccctttttatccattggcaCCACCGAGACTGTGTTTATGTCTTtcggttttcctagaatccttttgaatttcaggtaatttcccctcagaattttagaataccaaTTCATATGAGCTAATGTAACTTATATGTATCAATctcaatcagcttggaagctgtgaTAAGGGTTACCccctactagtctgcaagggggtggtacaaaggttggttcatctcaaacaaaggcaaaccctgttttctctttacaataccttcaaattgcgattttgccagaaatctcaactcaaccTTAAACTCAAAACATTGGAAAGTTTGAgcatacttttcctttaatctaatatggggctttcaACTCAAGTGctgaattacacacacacaaatgacaatttagggaagaaaacacattaagaGCAGAagtttgcccttggtgggcgtgcaggccccactggctcggcagcgggcggacagccgaccccggccgctgaaatggggcccgccgccattttgagtgggcgggccaattaaggcctgatcAGCgtcctgcccaacaggaagcactatgcgcttcctgtgtgggggggagggaatccacagctgtcaaagtgtgctctttcgtgcatgcaagcaaaagagcgcactgctctctGAGACTAAGTGCTATCTCAGGGGGATTGGTGACAGGTtaaaacacttaaaaaaaaatagaaaaataaaaatattattaacatgttcccctcatgtgacaatgtcacacgagatgggacatgttaataaaaacgaCATAAGCGTTATTAAGCTTTtcaaaaacggacatgaaacctcatcccgccagtagatgaggtttcatgtattaccAGGAGCCCTCTGGGGCTCCTAGCctacctgccagccttaaggttggatgggcaggtctttagtGATCTTAATTagtctgtcaatggccttaattggccattgacaggtcggtgggcggacagctgacttCGCTGTCTGCcctccttcctaaaaatttaaagggaccaggatgaggccgggggttcctcccgacgtcattccACGTCATTTTctcatcggtgagcaggccccacccccaaatcgcggacgggaaaattctggcctaaagtTCACATACAAATgtttccttgcacacaaacacacacataaaggtATGTGTTTATATTCCTATAACATTGAACTTAACGACTTAAAACTCTCATACTCTAAACAAAACTTCAAGTAGCAGTGGgagaaataaagggatcttggaggttccacctatagggacaatcaaactgactgaagctcacatttcctctgctgctgcctgTCACCACTCATTAACCCCCTTaggggtatctctctctctctctttctctctctcttcagcacaaacagctcttgtaacttagatcaattcttttttttttaagtgacaaAAATGCATTAGGGGACCTTTCGGGTCCCAATCATCTTTCCACATATTCCCATTCTCTGTTGTTCCAGTATGAGCCTTGTGATGGACTCTGCGGTTCCCCAGTTGAGTTCTGTAGCACTTTCCTGTTTTCCCAACGGCATTCTATTCTTCTATTCCATCTGTCTCTGCACAGCTAATTCACGCGGCTTTGGCAACTTTAGTTACTTGCGGTCTACTTGTTTCCCTAGGAGTATGGCCTCCCTGCGTGACTTCGGCTATGGTTTTATTTCAAACTGTAGCCCACCTCCTGTTTCGCTAGTTGTCCGGATCCCTTGCGTGGCTTCGGCTCCACTAGCCTGCCAGCGCAGCTCCGCCTCCTGTTTCTCTAACCAGCGGTCTGGCCCCTCTGCGCGGCTTCGGCTATGGTTTTATTTCAAACTCAGCCCGCCAGCATGGCTCCGCCTCCTACCCAGCGCCTCCTGTTCTGAGTCCTCCTCCCGATTCTTTTGATACTCAACTGGACCATTTTTGGATGGGCTTACTGCACTAACTACGGGTAGTAAATAAAGTATACTCAGCCACTTTGCAGAGCCGTCCCGAGGATCCTGCCGACTATGCCAGTTGTTGTGGTAACTTTGACAAATGAACCACCGGAATCTCAGGTATAGGTTATGATTGTCTATTCAAGCAATTGCAAAGAGAGAACTACCTCAACACAGCTTGAGGTAGAGCTCTACTAAATTACAAGTATACAGCTTATTTATACATCACTGACAAGAATATTGTTCAGCCTTCACCCAGGCAGAGCCTTCTCCCCCTacctaagctgggaccatctgtcctttccTTATCTGTTGACGAACACACTTAATCTATATTGTTTTAATCCTCCATCTCCAGTCTAGTTCCCAGGGTCTTTCTGGCGATTGCAGGCCCTAAGGATGTGCAAAGTTCATCTGGTAACCCTTAACTGTTAATGTACTTGATGGCACTGGCTCCCTGGAGATTCTAAGTAATTTCCTTTCAATAAATTCCTAAGTGTATTCCCCCTAACAGTGTCAAGTGTGTTCAGGAgattttctagagcagtatgttgctTGTCCAACAAAGGAGGCAtatggatctggttctggggaatgactTCAGTGAAGTGATTCAAGTATCAGGAGGGGAACATTTTAGGGGACAGTAATCATAGTGCCATGAGGTTTAagttagttatggaaaaggataaggagcaatccagagtaaaaattaTTAATTGGGGAAGGCCAGTTTCAATGGGATGAAATCAGATCTgacccaggtaaattggaatcaaagattggcaggaaaaatgttaatggaacaatgggctgccttgaAAGTGTAGATGGtttgggtacagtcaaggtatattgccATGCGGCTGGGAAGGTAAGAAAAAACAGAGCTCCATGGATGATGAAAGAGGTAgaatgtaagatgaagcagaaaaaggctgcatatgacagatgtcagattgATAATACAAGCAAAAAGcaggctgaatataaaaagttcagaggggaagtgaaaaaaaaagaaatgagggaaatgcagagtatgagaagagactgacagctaaaaaagggaatccaaaagttttCCGTAAGCATATAAACAATAAAAGGTAGTAAAAGGAATGATGCTGATGAGGGACCTAAAAAGGGATTTCTGGAGGCTGGGGCGTGGCTGAGGTACTACTAAGtgagtactttgtatctgtctttaccaagaagaTGACGCTGCCAAAGTGGAATTTTATGCCagaggattttacagccccactgaagtcaatggatttatgaatggctcgctgcattttactaCCCCCACCGTGACAGGCCATAAAATTCTGTCTGTAGCAAAAGTAGAGGCACTGAagcactggatgggctaaaaattgacactgaggaAGGCTGGCTGTGCTTGAAGTTGATAAGTCGCCTCGACCAGATcaggtgcatccaaggatactgagggaaggatAGAAACTGTggaagcactggccataatcttccagtcATCTTTAGATACAGTGgtagtgtcagaggactggaaaatttcaaatgTTACAGCCTTGATcagaaaagggtgtaaagataagcccagcaactacaggacaGTGGGTTTAACCCCAGTTCTGGGAatgcttttagaaacaatattcCAGGATAAAATTAAGAGTCACTTGGACAACTGTGAATTAATtaaagagagccagcatggatttgttaagagaaaatcatgtttaaccagtgTGAGTTTTTTGATTAAGTAACAGGGAGGGTTAACGAAGGTAATGTGGTTGATCTGTTGTAAATGCATTTCCAAAAAACATTTGATAAAGCATCAATAATTATATAGCACCCTTACAGCCATCAGGCAGAGGAGACTATCACACCAGTCTGGGCTAGACAAGAGCCCAAATCCCAGCAATAAAAGGCCAATGCCTAAATCATCAGATTACCCAGTACACCTCCCAGCTTCTTTTAAATCACTCCATTAAAGAGCAGCACAGTTCCTAAATAAACAATAGGTAGCTTCAATTTTCTCATGGCATTCAAGGAAGTACAAAATTTCCCTGCTGAAGCCTGCTGCTTCATAGAGAAAAGCATCCGTATGCACCCTTTGCAGTATCCTTAATGGTGTAATATAATATCCCAGAGTGACTACAAGATTGCAGTGTAATGGACATGCTGACTGGTGCATATTATGAAGAATCTTAAAATATGTCTGTATGTCAATTCTTCAATTACTGGCTTATATCTATATTTATCCTGCTTGTGTAATCACTCCTGGGTATCCATTCTCCCTCCTCTCCGTTCTTCTCTCCAAATAGAAATGTACAAGAAGAATGTTTCTTTTTTCCACAGGAAGCTTGCCTTATTTGATGACTGGAATGCTCTGGCAGTTTACATTTCCATGGACAATACTGTAGTTATTGAGGATATCAGTGAGTTTGAGTATTTTTCTTATTTAGTAAACAATGCTTTCTCTATTAATTAACACAGAGTGCAGGGAATTGGATGAATCATTTTGAGCTGGCACAAATGGTCTTGTTGCTGAATGTGGAGTTCAGCTTCACACTCTGCCATTCATAAGCGGGGTTGTGGTAAAATTGTTCAGTTACTGGAAAACAGCCTTTGAGTGAGAAGTTATTTTCCTGCCACGAAATGACGTTTGGTGTAAGAGTTCCTACTTAGTGGAACACTATCTTAAAACCAAACCGCTCCTAATATTGATTGGCACCTCAATAGTGAAACAGTATATCCTGGGGATTTCCAAAGCTTTCTGTTTCTGTTGCGCATAAGCTAAATGCCCATGGAGCGTCTCAGGAATTAGCTTCCCTTTCCTCATCCAATTTATGTGGAAGAATTGTATTCTAGTGTACTAATCATTCAAATCCTCTTATTCAACCAGTCTTCTGATTGTTCACAACCCCAACACCCTACCAGTGGCACCTTTTTAGTGGGTTCAAGACTACAAACATAACATGATGGGTATTTTCAAAGCAAAGGATCTGAAATATCTTAGTGTACTATTTTTATTGCTGCATTCATCactcagtcaaaatcctgaaatgccCTACCAGGATTGTAGATGTACTTTCACAAAGGGGTCActgccgccttctcaagggcaattaggaatggacaataaatgctggactttcCATCAATGTTCATATCCTAtaacaaatatttttttaaatgttttcaatGTTACTTTCATTTAAAGAAATACGAATAAACAGATTAACATCTCAGTTGTAAGGAATTTCACCGAGTTCATATTCACATTGGAAATTCAGTGCCTTTGACCCTGTTTATATCTGAATGCAATGGTTTTATTTTTAACTCAAAAGATTTCCTCCCACAACATATATCAgcatttcactctttgtcagcatgCATCTTTTTCTggtgaagcatttgcaaacaaaGAACAACCACTAAATGGAGATAATAAAACCTATAAACTTTGGACCCAAAACAGAACTTGTTGCTTACTCTTGAGAAAAGAGATTACACTAATGTGCTGGTAGTCCAAATTTCATATTAAGCAATGCAACATTTACCTTTTTTTAATTGGAAATAATACTGTCTTTATATTTTACAAAATATTATGCCCATTGAGTATTTTTGCAAGATTTTGTACGATTGCTCTAAAAGAAAGCCTTTTGccagagaaaaaaaacaatgttAAAGTGCATTACCATCATTATTTTATTGCATTTCTATGTGCTGCAATTCTGAGTACTCCTCTTGGATTAGCATATGTCCGGCATGCTGCCACAACATGTTtgcctgtattttttttttcacaaATCCTCAGGTGAACTGTTTTAAAACCATCTTCATGCCTTTCGTTATGGAGCTTTTCCACTAGCCTTTCCTCTCCATCATCTttagaaatttaaattaaataagtTTATCTTTGAAATTTCCTTCTTCCTTCTATTTTATCAGACTATTTCCACTATACAACTTAACTTTCTGGCAAGCTGAATGTTGTCATGAATATCTCATTAATATCCATTGTTGCAAGCTGGCCACACTGAAGACAATTAGTATATTGGCACTGACACTATGAAGAAATATACTTAACACCATGTATTCTCCATTGATTACTGATTTtaaatttgtaaatttcttacttctgttctttttaaaattgtttcagAAAAACTTTGCAAACATTGGTCTGAAAATTGCAGGTTACAAACAGATACCTCGCTATACAGAGGTGATGTGTCCAAAAACCAGACTGTGTCTGTGCACTGTAGGGATTGGAAACCACTTTTGCTGATCATACCTCTACGTATGGGAATAAACCACATCAATCCTGTTTACATCCACGCGCTAAAGGCAAGTTGAAAATCCATCTCTCTTTCTAAGAGGATTTGTTAGAAGGTCTCTTGATCTTCATGGCTATTGATTCTAAAATAAACTACGGGGGTGCTTTTAAAATAAGGAGTGACTAAGTATATGCCCCAGAGTAAGGTGAACCTCAGATGGAACCACATCATGGTAATGATATGAGGTATATTGTGGCTATTTGTCCCCTCTCTTTTGCAAGAGTGTAGCTCTGGAGCATTTCTAGATTGCAGTCTACTGCCATTCTCAAGCCTTATTCTAAGCAACCCTGTAACCCATGATTAATGTGATTCAGTAGAAACTTTGGCTTCCGAATTTCATTGCTTCCTTAGTGGCTGTTACAGTTAGCAGGCTGAGACTGGAAACTTTGCTTCTGAAAAACTGCTGGCATGAATCCAAATCATTATATCGTTTTAAGAGTTTATACCTGACTTAAGTCAGTTATAGCTCACACATTCTCTAATAATGAGGAGTCTATCACCACATTTACCTGAAATATTAATCTGTATTTTCTCTTCAGAAGTTAGGTGATCTgttgcatatttccagcattatctctTTTTATTTCGGTTTTGCAGTTTTTTAAATCCATTTTTAATTATGTATTATCAGTTACTTTTAAAAGCCGAGGATTGGCACCTTATGCTGATAATTAAAGTTCTGATAgtcttttcttccttttctgtTCCAGGAGTGTTTTAAGATGCCTCAGTCTTTAGGAGTCTTAGGAGGAAAACCAAACAATGCTTATTATTTTATAGGATTTCTTGGTAAGTACCTAAAGTAATTACTTGAGTTACCAGTTTCAGTATTGgtacaaaattaaaataaaggCACTGAGTGACACCAAATGGAAAAAGTAAATCCTGCAACTTGTGTAGGCAAATCAGATCCATGGAGAAAAAACAGAGTACAGTACTGTCAAATCTGAGTTTTGTACTGCACTCTGGATTTTGTAGACATTACTTTAGAACACTGGTACAACAAGCGTAGTTCTTCATTCAGAATGTACCCTCATCTTGGTCTGACCATTTACGGGCAGTCTTACTGACGATCACCAGGTCTTTTTTGCCGAATGGTAACTACTTATATTTTGTCATAATGTGATTTAAGTTCTCCTCTTCACCACACCTCTTCTGTGACTCCCCTCTTGTTGTTTGTGGTACAGAATTATATTCAGCCtcagctgctgtttttttttaattctctctGCACACCTTACCATACTtttaatatgtttttttttgtttttttaaaaaatcatcccTGCAAGATTTGTGGGAGTTTTATCACAATTGTTTTATTTCTTTCTTAATCCATTTACCATCACACTAGTTTAGTCTAAGTTTACTAGTTTTGGTATGCATTTATCCTGCATGCTCAGCATTACACCTTGAAGTATGTTCCACCGCTGCAACTAAAGTAATGTTGAAAACCACACCCCCATTCTTTTTATTTTAAGTTATTTCCTCATTTTATAACATTGGTTCCTGGTTATGATCTGGATCATGAAGCAGTCATCTGTTACTCTTTAAGCAGCTTGGATTTTCCCATTTTATGTCAAGTTTATTGAATTTTCCCattaaaataatattctgttCTCGAGTACCCTTCCTATTCCTTTGTAGGACAAATTATCTTTGTTCGTGTGCTGATGTGGTGCTCTATATTGTTAATATTGAGAAAGTACAAAAAACACCACTGCTACAGTCCTCATGATAATGAATAATACCATTCAGTGGAATTGTAGTTAgagcaatgccttgattgaagATGCCTGATTGAGAATACATGACCAAAAAGCAGGAAACAAGGGTCCTGCAGTAATAAGAATTTGCTGCAGCAGTCTTATTTTCTGAGAGTTGCTGGTAGAACAGTACCAGAAAGTGCTTTGATGTACCATATGGGTCAGGAGCAGCCAGTAATGGACTAGTGCCATAGCATTAATGTTGTGTTGTGCaatggacactgtttatataatggcagaattttacagtatTGAAGAATGAGTATTTGCAATACTGCAATATAGACCTGTGCTTGTCTATGTATGCGTTAGTCAGTGCTGGTATAGTAGTTATTTTAAACTAAAAGGTCTCTTCAGGGTTTTGTATTGAGCAGTCACTAAATTTTATTTGCATCATTCATCTGCTCTTGCACTGAATATTCTGTCTTCACAGGAGATGAATTAATCTATTTGGATCCTCATACGACACAGGCTGCAGTAGACACGGAGGATGATGGGAGTGTGGACGATTACAGTTATCACTGCCAGCGAATACCACATCGTATGAAAATTACACATCTCGACCCGTCAGTAGCTTTAGTGAGTGATGCTACTCAATTCATTATTTGCTGGCTCAACCAAGAATAATAGGTTCTGTGATCAGGCTGACAAAAGTCCGGGCTAATTTGTCAGAGCAATAGAGTGGAGCCAGACATTTGCCCAAAGCCACCAGGAAAAGAACCAGTAACAAGTTCCCCCCCTCAAGAGGACAGCATCACTAACGATGTCCCAGCCAATCTAAAACTGTGTGCAAAGTGTTTAAAGTTTTGTCAAGATCCTGTTTTCAATGTTAACAATACACGTGTGTATGGAGTAGAATCATAGGAAGCTTACAGCACTGTTCATCCATTTAGGGTCACCCTTATTCGTGGAATCATAGCGTGATATAGCCATCAGCACACCatgcctgtgccagttctttggtaGAGTTACCCAATTAGTAccatttccctgctctttctccataactttagattttcttttcccttgaagtaaagaaagaaaagaaagacatgccttcatgacctcagggtgtcccaaggtgctttgcagcCACTATAaagctttttgaagtgtaggcactgttgcgctataggaaacacggcagccaacttgcatacagtaagctcccacaatgtgagaatgaccagatcatctgtttttgtgatgttgattcgtgaataaatattggccagaacaccagagataactccccAACTTTTCTTCAAAGTAGTGTCACGGGATCCTTTACACCTACTCTGAGAGCTAGGGCATCCAGGGCCtccatttaatatctcatccaaaagccaAAAATATttctccaattctcttttgaatgttacaaTTAATCTGTTTTCCCCATCTTTTTGGGCAGTGCTGGAAAATCTGCGtgtcatctctggttcttttgccaatcactctAAATCTATGAGCTCTCgttactgatccttttatcactgGAAGCACTTTCTCCTtatttttgaacacctctatcagatctccacttaaccttttttttaagaagaacagcttctcagtctctctatataactgaagtccttcagctctgctaccattctagtaaatctttacAGGACCTTCTTTAAGGTCTTAACGTCCTTCCTAGAATGTGAtgcacagaattgaacacaatagtcCAACTGAGGTctagccagtgttttataaaagtttagcataatatccttgcttttgtactcctctgttaataaagccaaggatcccttAGGACTTTTAATGACCCTTCTCAACTTGTTCTGCCAATTCATATGCATTACACCTCCAGTTCTCTATTCCTAAacctctttaaaattgtactatttagttcatattgtctctcctcattcttccaacaTTTGCTAATCCTGGCTTTGGATTATGTGTTTAAAGGTTTTCCACTTTACATCTACCAACAAGCTCCACTAATTTGCTTAAACTCTGTTCTTAGTTCCCCAATATTAAGCCTTATAAGATTATATTCCTGATGTTTGGTATTTCTGACTCACAGTTGATTTCAAAATGGATCATTGGTTGGTTACTCCCCCTGAGAATACCATAGGTTTCTTTTCTCCCATATTGCCTAGATCATTTGCCATTACCAAGTCAAGATGTGCTTTGTCTCTCATGGCTCCACTAATCATTTTACATCTTCTCACTGTCCATAGGATCAGGTTCATTAACCTCCCAGATATCCCTAGCATAcaggaagaaagaacttgcatttttatagtgtcTTTCATTACTTTAGCAGGTTTAATGAAATATTTTTTAAGTGTTGACTGTTGTAACATTGGAAACATGACAACCAGTTTGCACAGAGCAAGGCCCTACGAACAGCAATAACGTAGTGACCAGTTCAACTGGTTCTTTaatgattttggttgagggataaatcttgACCAG from the Carcharodon carcharias isolate sCarCar2 chromosome 9, sCarCar2.pri, whole genome shotgun sequence genome contains:
- the atg4a gene encoding cysteine protease ATG4A isoform X2 is translated as MLRCGQMILAQALICKHLGIDWRWEKGKWQPEQYHRILQCFLDRKDSCYSIHQMAQMGVGEGKSVGEWYGPNTVAQVLKKLALFDDWNALAVYISMDNTVVIEDIKKLCKHWSENCRLQTDTSLYRGDVSKNQTVSVHCRDWKPLLLIIPLRMGINHINPVYIHALKECFKMPQSLGVLGGKPNNAYYFIGFLGDELIYLDPHTTQAAVDTEDDGSVDDYSYHCQRIPHRMKITHLDPSVALGFFCNTEKDFESWCNSVQKEILKTRSFRMFELVEKHPAHWPPFIPATKPEVQTTGAEFVEPADKLFESEEEFEILNV